From the genome of Ziziphus jujuba cultivar Dongzao chromosome 4, ASM3175591v1:
ttttttttgcttgcaacgtctgcagaatgaGATTCAAAAGCTTACTGATGAACATAATTCCATTCTGGATGCCAAGAAGCGTGAATTTGAGTTGGAAATTGATCAAAAGAGAAAATCGTTGGATGATGAATTGAAAAACAAGGTGGTTGacttggagaagaaggaagCTGAAATCAACCACATGGAGGAGAAAGTTGCAAAACGAGAGCAAGCATTGGAAAAGAGATGGGAGAAGTTTAGGGAGAAAGAGAAGGACTATGAATCGAAAGTAAAAACCCTTAAGGAAAGGGAGAAGTCTATCAAATCTgaggagaaaaatttggaaaatgagAAGAAAGAGATGCTTGCTGATAGAGAGGAACTACTTAGACTTAAGGATGAAGTTGAGAAGTTAAAGGTTGAAAATGAGAAGCAGCTGCAGAAAATAGTTGAAGAAAGAGATCGGCTTAAAGTAACTGAAGAAGAAAGGGCAGAAAACAGCCATTTGCAGTCAGAATTAAAGCAGGAAATAAACAAGTATATGTTTCAAAAAGAACAACTTCTGAAGGAAGCTGAAGATTTAAAGCAACAAAAGGAAATTTTTGAGAGGGAGTGGGAAGAACTAGATGAGAAAAGAGCTCTAATTGAGAAGGAGCAGAAGAATGTGAATGATCAGAAGGAAGAATTTGAAAAACTGAAACACAGTGAAGAAGAAAGATTGAAAAATGAGAAGGCAGCAGCACAGGATTACATACAAAGGGAGCAGGAAGATCTTAAATTGGCCAAGGAATCATTTGCGGCCCATATGGAACATGAAAGAAAGGTATTTGCTGAAAAATCTCAAAGCGAAAGAAGCCAAATGCTGCATGATTATGAGACACGGAAAAGAGAACTTGAGACTGATTTGCAGAATCGGCTGGTGGAGATGGAAAAACAATTGCGGGAAAAGGAGAAGTCCTTtgaggaagagaaagagagagaattagATAATATTAATTACTTGAGAGAAGTAGTTAGAAGAGATATGGAAGAGTTAAAGCATGAAAGacttaaaatagaaaaagaaagacaagaGGCTGATGCAAATAAGGAACATCTTGAAAGGCACCAAGTTGAAATACGGAAAGACATTGAAGAACTTTTTGACCTTAGCAGGAAGCTCAGGGACCAACGAGAACATTTTATCAAGGAGAGAGAAcgctttatttcatttattgagAAACTCAAGAATTGTAATAACTGTGGTGAAATTATCTCTGAGTTTGCGCTTTCTGATTTACAACCTTTAGCTGAAATTGAAGATACAGAGGCCCTTCCCCTATCTAAACTGGCAGCTTATGTAAAGGGAGGTGTCCCAGGAGATCTGGCTGATTCTGGGAGGCAGATATCTCCAGTCGCTGATTCAAAATCACCAGTGTCTGGTGGAATGTCTTGGCTCCGGAAATGCACATCAAAGATTTTTAAGTTTTCCCcaggaaaaaaatttgagacTGATGCTGTTCAAGATTTTACAAAGGAGTTACCTTTATCTGGTAAGCTAAATATGGAAGAGCCATCCAAGAGAGTACAAAGCACTGAAATTGAGGCGGAGCTCTCTTTTACTGTTGCAAGTGATTCTTTTGATGCCCAAGGAAAGCAATTTGATAACAGCATTAGAGAGGTTGATGCTGGTCAAGATCCATCAGCTGATACTCAAAGCAACATCAACAGCAAGGGACCAGAAGCTCCAGAATATTCTCAGCCTTCTGATTTGAAGGACGTTCCTAATAAGCCTAGTAAGAGAGGGAGGGCCAGAGTTAACAGAACACGCACTGTGAAAGCAGTTGTTAAAGAGGCTAAGTCTATACTTGGGGAAGCTTTAGAACTAAATGAGAGTGAGTATCCTAATGGGAATGCCGAGGATTCAGCCAATACGAATGCTAAAAACCAGGGCGGGCCTAGTCTTGTTGATAAAAGAACTCCAAGAAATGGAAGGAAGCGTACCCGTGCTCAGACATCTCAAGTCACAGCGACTGAAAATGATGGGGATGACAGTGAAGGGCGTTCTGATAGTGTAATAGCAGGCCAACGCAAGAAGAGGCGAGATAAAGCATCTCTGGCTGAGCAAGCACCTGGTGAAAGGCGGTATAATCTCCGCCGGCCAAAAACGTAAgtcctaaaaatattttatttttgaagtgttgaCTCACCTAACATGGGTCGACTTTGCCTTGCCTGCTATACAGCACATATTGCACAATTGCACCCAATCTGACTGGCTGAATGGGCctcattataatataatttctaCAATTTAGTGGTGCATCACTACAAACTAATGTGTGAATTTTCATCGTGTTCTCAGTAGAGCTACTGCTGCAGCTGCTGCAGCTTCACCTGACTTAAGTAAAGAAGATGAGGAAATGGATGGTGGTAGAGGTACACAGGATGAGGTTATGTACTCTAAAGTAGTACCAACTTCTTCAGTAGGTGTGGCCAGTGAGAATGGTGGAAGTACACACATAGTGCAGGTGAGTGTTAAATGGTTTTTTCAATACCCACTTCATCTTCTAGTAAGGTTGTTTAATGTATGCATGTTGAGCATAACCTTGTTTTCACTCTCATGCTTTGTTGAATCTAGtcattttctttgtaatttttgttctgTTTCTACGAATATTGGATTTCATTAGGATTGTTTTGAGTGAACGTCAATTGTTTCTCTCTTGTTATAGATCTAGGTCTTGATATTTGACAAACAGTAAATTTTGGATTGAAGATTTGGCTAACAATCGTATCAACTTGATATTTCTACATTTATTATATTCGAACTTTATAGCAAAATTTGCATGTGAGCATTACCGTAATTTGTGATGTTTTTCCATACTGTGCCATCTGAATATTTCTGATGTATATATAATCTCttctgtttattttttctttctgccACAGTGTGGGGCCATTTCTGTTAATCAGAATGGTGATGACACAACAAAAAAGCCTGTTGAGAATACAGCCTTGAGTGAAGAGGTGAATGGAACACCTGAAGGGGCTGGGGATTATGAAGACTATAGGAGTGAATCCCACCGGGAAGATGCTGGTATTATTGAAGATGAGGATGCCGATGATGAAGAGTCTGAACATCCTGGTGAAGTCTCAATTGGAAAGAAACTTTGGACCTTCTTCACAACATGATTTCAGAATCCTGTTCCTGATATTGTTTTTTAGGCTTGGCTGTTAGGATATCTAATGTGTAGTAGGTGTGTCGATGATTTAAATTTAGCTAGAAcaatggaaaatatttttagtttgggGGGATTAGGTTTTTGTTTGCCCTCATCTTCTTTTAGGATTCAGGTTATTGGtcctgttttaattttttttttttggtctcccCGCCAACAACGCTCTTAGAATATGTAGCACTAATCAGTGCATATTTGACACTGGAGGTAGCATCCTTTCAACATTGTTTGTATCACGTATTTGTATCACCTTTGTTCTGGAATGATTGTTTGCACTTCATAATCTATTCTCTCTCAAAGGTTTtactttgaaaaattttgacTCTGCAGAGAAGACGTGCATGATTGCCTAAGCCATGGATAAAGGGATGCATTCTTTTCTGATTATTATTAGGGTTTCACTTCATTGGTCAGCAAGATATGCCCATTAGATCAATTCTAAATTGctcaagagagaaaaagaagaaaaaaagaggaaaaaaaaaaaaaaaagggattcttTTCCAACTATAGCCCTCTCAAACCacttccaaaataaataaataaatgaatcgTTGCCATTTTCAAATGCTGTATTTATCGTTCAACAAACGTTGCTTTGTCTAGGAGTCCAAAACAAAAAGCAGAAAAACgatatattcaaataatttttatagctACGGCAACCATAAAGAATCAGCGAAGGGGTGgatgaaaacccaaaaaaaaaagaaagacaaaaaaaaaaaaaaggttttgttTTAAACTTTGATTAATATAACCCCCTCCTAACAGGTTGGTTTCGAGCAGAAAAAACCCGAAGCATATCTAGCTAGCAATCGTGCGCCATAACGTTGTTCTTCGTAGGAGTAAAGGAAATCCGTTTGAGGTACAGTACATTGTTTCCTTGTTTGGCTGGCTAAGCATTGGTCTTCCTCCCCAACCATTCAGCTGACTGCACAGCAGCGATACAGAACCCGATTTGCAGTTCTCGTTCAAACATTAAACCAAGATATCTGCATGCATTGTCTTCCGTTTGGTTTCCAAATGAGAGAAAAAGCAAACGGCTTCAAATCACCAGGGCCTTTTTGCGGTCAACATCGACTAGTAGGAATATGTTTTCTGAGACTATATTGAATGAACAATcccttttttcaaaataaaaatacttttttagtaaaaactaaaaagcaTGCAGTTTTCaagtaaatgaaaaaacaaagcaTCTTAAAGTTCCCACGGGTTTCTTTCATCTTCTTgtcttataaataaatagagttttGGCACTAGTGCTCTTTATAATTTCaacatttttgctttttataaattcctccttaaatttataaacaatGTAGCATTGGTCCAAAACCTTAGCTCTGCGaccttttaattgttaaaatggAGGTGCATAGTACAAAAGGAgaaacatttttcctttttttcctcaatagcaaagaagaaaaagcaaacGAAGCAAATCCAAATGCACTTacatataatacaaattaaagTCCACCATGACCAAAGTTCAACATATCAACCATTTTAATGCTCCAACTTGGCTACAAGCCACTGTAATCAGAATGAAAATCCTGTTCTGGTTAATATGATTTCTGTTAAAAAAGTCACAACGAAAACGTTTTGAATTGATGGTGCCACTATTTACAAACTTTAGAAGGCATTGGtgttaatttcatattataagGGGTAAAATGCAAAAATGATCATATTATAAGAGGCACTGGTACAAAAATCCCTTGTAAATATAGAACAACAAATTTGGTTTTTGCATGTCTTGTTCCACTGGTAAAGTGTagatttgcaaattttttgtCTGAGATTGAATGTAATGAACATAACATCTTTGTATTGTCTGGTCAAATGCTCGAACTTCCAACAACTTTAGGTTTAAGTTTGACTAGGTTTGTTAGGAGGTCAAACAGTTAACAATGGTTGCTGGAAGATAGATGAAGGCTGGGAGAGAGTGGTGGCGCTGCTGTACATGGAAAGCACAGTCTTTTTAAAGGTGTGCATCATGCATACatgcaaaacaaaattataaaacaaactCAGTTATAACAGCTTGTGTGAAATATCTGCGCGCTTCTTGTTACTACAAAAACAATGGTAAAAATTATTCGGATTTACAGACATATTCATTGGGAATTGGTGATCATCTACACAACACATCCCGCATAATGGGGGAAATTTAACATTCTATAAGCCTTCACAGAGCTCCACTCAAAACTGTGAATGTACTACTTATATTTGACAACTTGACATTGTACGCTAGGCAGTTGCTGTTGTTGATGGTCCTTCTAAATCTATACACTTAAAGACTAATCAACTGTGTAAACTCTAAATTTGATGCTTCCTCATCGGCTAATAATGCAAATCATCAGCTCTTTGACAGGTTGCAGATTGTAACACCCGCATTTTTGCATGCCTTCTCATATCcctacaaaattaatcaaatatataatttgaaaacgAGAAAGTTGTAGAGTTGCAGCAAGATGGACAAAAGAAACTGAAAATTTCTTGgaaaacctcttttttttttttttttttttttgggtaaacacTAATGTGAAAGTATTTATACGTACATGCAACGTGGTACCCTGCAAACTGGCTCTCCACACCTTTTTGAGTGCAAACACAGACACAACCAAACCTTCTTACAGTGGCCACAACCCCCAGCAACCCGAACAGTGCACTTAGCGCCATGATGaaatagattttttgttttagggcaGTTTGGATAGGAGCAAGCTTTGTCTACATGGCACTGAGATGCATGTTGTATAACATCCAGTAGTTCCCTTACCTGCATCAACAATTTTAAACCATAATAAGTACATAACTTCCACCTccattaacaattttaaataacttCCTCAATCTTAATGACCTAAGAATGGAACTGAGCATCAATTTGTCTTGTATAAAGTACTACCGTGCCGGTCACCTTAGAGTGACCCATAGAAAAcatttgaatttataaaaattaagataGTACTTCTATGATTAAGCCACTACTCTAAAAAACATATAGGGCAGAAAATTTATACCCTCCATGCATTTCGTCGTGCCTCTTTTCTCTTGACCCAGTGACTAACTATTGAAGAATGTCGACTCAATTTATGAGTATGACATGAATCTCCTTTTTCTTGATAGCATGCAGCACAAACATCAAACTCTGGACAGAGTTCACATATCCAGCTGGGGTCAACCGCAGCTTTCTTAAGGCAGATGCTGCAGGTCATCCTTAGAGTTGACACAGTTAAATTGTGGAGATGATGCAGAACCATCATTGAGGAATGCTTTGCCTGGCGAAGTGTGTCAAACTGGTAATGATTCTTCTCACAAAAGTTCAAGAATGTATGCCTGTCCTCGAAGAAATCATTGTCCAATATAATATCTTCATCCTTGGTATCATAAGGCATGGTATCTGTTTTTACCTGAAAAGGAAAGCAAGTGATACAAATGGGCATAATTTGAATGGAACGTGAACAAAATTTTCCCAACATGGTGACCATGAAGAGAGTGATAatggaattttgattttgattttgttacTCACCGGAGAGAGAGAATGTTGTTTCCCATTGATAAAAGTGTGTGTGTTCCTCGAATATAGGCACTGCTCGTCATTGTGACATCTGCAATATCAATTTGTAAGAGAGTAGGTATAAAATAATTCTACCTTATAATCAAGTTCTTCCAAATCAAGCAATACACTAAATgaccactttttttcttttttgatgtcCTTGAGTCTAATATTGTCCATGCTCCCCacatttaaaaaagaagaacaaaaaagaaaactgcTCTAGTTGTTCTGAGAAGAAAGATAATTATAGAAAATGGCAACTGGAAAAGAACTAAGATTGATAAACAACAGTGCATGAAAATGAGAGGGCTGGCATGgagacaaaaaacaaaaaaaaagacaaaaaaaacaaaaaaaaaaaaaagggaaaaaatgaaaaaaagaaaggcaagCTAACATATATCTGATACGAAGGAGAATGCAAAAGATCCTACAAAGAACTAGTTACCTTTCACATAGTTGAAAATTTTTGCACCGACTGCAAGACCATCGCTGTCCAGATAATATCAATTCATGGCAGTTTGTGCAAACGAACTGCAAGCAGATAACCATGAAGTCCTCTCTAACAGGAAAAATGTTTTGCCCCATCTattggaaagaaaaaacaatgagAGCAAAGAATAAGTAAGGGAGTCTAATGAACAACAAAGAAATAGATCTGTTTATACTTCCAAGGTCAAATGCATGCGCAGTCAGTTTTCCGTTTAAAATAAGTTTAAACATTCATGCTTCCATATATGAACATGTGTCAGTCAACTCAGATGTAAATCAGGATAAACTTTAAATGCTAAAACATATTTGTCAATTGGCACTCACTAAACTTTAGTTTTCTTACAGTTTAAGCAGAATATAGCAGTTATGAGAGAATGGTGAAAATTTTAAGATGTCTGCAAATATTGAGAATTTTTCGAGTTTCCCCGTCAGCAACCAAAATAtcttaaatgaaatttatttgatCACTCAGTGCTTTTATTAGGAGGATGAATTAAAAGGTAAGAAAACTTTACCTTCTGCATCAGTAAAATATCTTTGGTGTTACTATCAGAAGGATTTGTGAATCCCATGGCTTTTAGGGTTCTATTTTTCACCAGTTTCTTTATATTCACTTGAGAATCATTCCTAATTTCTTGTTCAATATTCCTAAGAACATCCTCAACAGCTCCAGACCAATAGTCACCATCAAAATATGGCAAGCGAGCTGCTGTGATCTTGGAGTTCGGTTGTCCACTAGGAACAAAAAAGTTATCATATAAATTAGTAGAGTTGACCACAATTTTCTCGTTGGCTGCTTTCCTTAGCATTGACTTATACCTGCATATGAGAAACAGTTGCAGATGATAAGAGGGACACATAAGCACataaacacaaacacacacacacacacacatatatattgagagagagagagagagagagagagagagagagaccattGCCGCAGCTTATCAGACTTGGGTGTTCTCTGAACCTGTGGATGGCAATAAAAGATATAATCTTCTCCCTTTGATGGGGGGCTGGCCCATATAAAGCAGGTTGCAAAACCTTGTCTCTTAACAAAATCCAGATAACCTATCTGATGAGTCACAGACAAGCAAATATGTCATAAgtggccatttttttttttaatgcaactatacttatttatttattttaatgtaaCTATACCGACAATAACATCAGATATGGCAACCAAAGgacggaaaaaagaaaattggaatgAAAGAAATTACCAATATTTCATGGTAAACAAATGTTCGAAGAGGTTCTCCACTCACAGCTTTAATCTCTGGTCTCAAGTACTTTACAGAATCAAGATACGGGATATAAACGCAGCGTTGATTTGGATGACTACAATCTGAGCCGAATTCCTGGACATACATACCAAAAACACATACATCTACTCCTTCAATCTCCTGAAACAAAAGAATAACCTGAAATGGACAAAAGAATGTGACTTTAATTATACTCAAAAACTAGAATGTGACTTTAATTATACTCAAAAACTAACTTATTTGTGATACTGAACAGCGTGGAATTCAGCAGCGGATAACAAACATAGCAAACTTGTAACTGTAAAATTCATGTCACCTTTGATCTATATGGAAACTGAGCAGGGTAATTCCCATCTTCAAAGATATTCAGAAGCTTCTTCTTAACTTCTAATTTTTTCTCAACAGAAAGCACAACCCTGACAACAAGACCTTCAGCTCCTGGAACCTagtaatcaataaaaataaacaaataaataaataaaaaccaagcaGCTCAACAGGATTATTTATCATAATCCTTTTTAGGCAGATATCCTAACAGAACCAAACATTGAATCTTTATCAtgaaaaggggggaaaaaaaaaaattactaaagaaAACCATGAAACTTCGTTATTTGTTCTACAGACAAGAAGTATATCTTCAAATAATTCATCTGGTCTACTAGCTGTTTTTTCATTAAGTCCTTGATTTAGGGGATAGTATTATACTTTTTTTCCATTATTCAAGCATAGACAAAATGCCAACATAATCATGGGACTTACATAAGAGACCCACCTAGAAGGAAAAAGTAAACAAGTTCTTTCATTAAATACAAGTGCAATGGAATCTAAAGAAGAACAATTCCAAGTCAGAAAAGAAAGTTACTGAATTATAAAGCCCTGAATCCACAAATTTGTTTTTCCATACCTTGAAGCACATATCAAGCTTAGATGCAAtatatgaaaagaaagagacaTATGGTaactaaatgaattttttttgcttcttaCCTCATCAAAGCTTTTTCCAGTAACTTTTgccctctcttctctctcttgctTGAGTTGTCTAAGGAGTCTTTGCTCTATGTGGTTGCTAAGCATGGTTTTTGGCAGGCTTTTTGCACTGAAAGCATAGTTGGACTGGGGCAAGCTATCTCCACTTTCTATTCTTTGTAAACAGCATTTGGGACATAAATACTCTGCCTGTCCTTCCAGATCACTTTTTTCATTGAAGAGCGCACATATCTGATGTTGCCAGCCCTCACATTTATCACATTGGACCCACTGCCAGTGCAAAACAACCTTGTGGTGAGACACAGTTCTTAGATTCAGCAAATGAAAAGGCAGAATCATTTAACTTACCGATTCTTCAGTTTCCTCATCGTTcttcattttaaaaagttttgccTTGGAAAAACACATCCCACGAAATGAGATATTCCCACCTCGAGACCACTTATAACATGAGGTACAAAAGCAATAATGTGTACCATTTTCACCTGGTGCATGGTAATACCTTTTGTTCTTCTTGATACAAGCACCACAACATGAACAATACATTGTTGCTGGTGCAAGAAAAAGCTTATCCAATGCACACAACTGACAAATATTCTCACTGTTTCCAATTTCTTTCTTCAAATTACCctgtctcaaaaaaaaaaaaaaaaaaaagaagaaagagagagaaagttcaTTAGATAATTTAACAAAGTAATGTAAGACTTTAAATATGGGTATGtctttgttaaaaatatttggaGTCCCTAGCTGGACAAATTCTTTATGCTTCTCatgcaaataaaatttatgtttatcTGATTTTTATAATACTAGCACTAGCTTCTAAAGAGACAAGGAATGTCTACTAAGTGAAAATGGCTATTGATGCAATTAACTGAAAACAGATACAAAAAGAAGGTCTGCTGGAGTGCAACAAAGGCTGCCAATTGCACCACCAGAGGAGGATTATAATTGAAGGAGCTAAAAGGAAAAGGATAGAAAAAAGGATTTATCAGGTGACATTATGACTTAATAATTAACAGAAGATATGACCCTTCACATAAATGGTGAAAAAGGGCATGAGCAAGGAAATCAGGTGACTTAAGTGTTATCACTGTTATGTTCATGCACATGTTTAAATTGTTTATGCATGCATTAGGAATAATGTAAACAACTGATCACTTgatgaaaacaaaaatgcaaCTTCAATCTACCAACCTGACCAACTCTAAGACTTGAGATATGTTCTTTAATTTGGTCTGCTGTGAAAAATTCAGTTATGGACACACCCTTTATCTTTCGATTCCCTGGATTTGTTGATTTAGCTTCTAGTACTGGTTCTGTCTGGAAGACATCATTCCTGTTCTGCGCTTCCTTTTCGTCGCAATCAACACTAGGTTCTTTTGGGAAAACAAGCGCACTATTCAGCTTCATATTATCAGAAGTCACTTCCGCCTTATCCCCAGTCTTACTACTGTTCGTAAGGTCTGTAAGGCCTGTATCCTCTGGGCTATTAGTAAGTTCCATAGAAGAAGTAGCCACACTCTCCTGATTCACTTTCTGTATAACTTCAGAATTAACAGATAGTGGAGACTGAACCATCAGTGGATCAGAGAGATGGGAAATTTCATCGTTATGTATAGGGTATATTGAATTATCCATCTTTGAGCGTTTTGCACAAGGTTGCACATTTTCAGAAGAAAACCCATCATAATCTCCAAAGCAAAAACCTTTCAGGAAGGTATTTGCATGTTTCATATTTGGCTGAAGTTTATCAGTAGCATCGAACTGATTATCTGGCCCAGATATGCAATCATCAACTTGGCACTCATTATTGTGTGCTGTTGAATGTTCTTTAGGGATTGACAAACTTGGACAGGAAACTACTGATTCTTCTCCTGAGGTAGATGGAAACACAGATTGAGCATCCAAGTAAATATCTTCCAAATAACCTCTGAATACACCTGGAAAATTAACCGTTGGGTTATAGAGAGGATTAaagaacatgaaaaaaaaaaaagggacaaacaTAAGAATAGGTAGTGAAGTGACAAATCTAACCAGATACAATTCCTGCAGAATTTGAGtgtaaggaggaaaaaaaaaaaaaaaaaaaaatctctctacAATTCTGTGCAGGTTGGTAAAAGTAAGAGAGAATAGTCAAGTTTTAAATCACATAGTAGGATTGATGGTTAATGAATTTTTGTCAGGAAAATAAGTTGAATAAAGCATTTCTGCAGCATGGGTGATTTGGTCTTTGCTGTGTGACCATAGGGTATTAAATAAGGTATACATGGATTCCACATTACCTAGTCCAATGAAAAATAGTTCCTGGTTGAATATACTCAATATCAAGTATAAATTAAGACTTTAAAAGGTAGAATAATTTTGTATTAAGTGCATGAAGCATACCTGCAGCATTATGCTGCTTTTGAACAGGGCAGCTAAatgatgtattattattaaaattctcTCGAGGAAATAAATAGGCACCATTAGTGGCTTCATCGCCAGAAAACTGGTTCCCTTCAGAGTACATAGAGATGGATGAATTCTTGTGAGGATAAAGAAATATATCATTGAAAGCCTTCCTGATCTCCAGTTGACTAAATGTTGCACAATCCGGATCATCCACTTTAGGTTGGAGTAAAATTAACAACCGATAAAGTAGTGTGTCTGGGTTCATGTACTCCTCCTGCAACCATTTGAAAGTACAATTTAGGGAAAATAACGTGTAGTTTCATGAAGTTCCAACTAGAATACTAGAAAAGTTCATCTTAAAAGGTTTAAGTGACAATCTCATATTCAGCTTGTTCATTTTTTTAGGGAAGCATTT
Proteins encoded in this window:
- the LOC107416576 gene encoding histone acetyltransferase HAC12 isoform X1 — translated: MPLPLRTLGEEKFESTLMMDVEGCMSRHAFGQITNYNLLNPPSLFQHGENRLDHQSVKFQGCGLMDWRKDNPRVSFSRYLMKNKIADILSLKTYCGGALWVSDFVTVLENRLFAEASSQEEYMNPDTLLYRLLILLQPKVDDPDCATFSQLEIRKAFNDIFLYPHKNSSISMYSEGNQFSGDEATNGAYLFPRENFNNNTSFSCPVQKQHNAAGVFRGYLEDIYLDAQSVFPSTSGEESVVSCPSLSIPKEHSTAHNNECQVDDCISGPDNQFDATDKLQPNMKHANTFLKGFCFGDYDGFSSENVQPCAKRSKMDNSIYPIHNDEISHLSDPLMVQSPLSVNSEVIQKVNQESVATSSMELTNSPEDTGLTDLTNSSKTGDKAEVTSDNMKLNSALVFPKEPSVDCDEKEAQNRNDVFQTEPVLEAKSTNPGNRKIKGVSITEFFTADQIKEHISSLRVGQGNLKKEIGNSENICQLCALDKLFLAPATMYCSCCGACIKKNKRYYHAPGENGTHYCFCTSCYKWSRGGNISFRGMCFSKAKLFKMKNDEETEESWVQCDKCEGWQHQICALFNEKSDLEGQAEYLCPKCCLQRIESGDSLPQSNYAFSAKSLPKTMLSNHIEQRLLRQLKQEREERAKVTGKSFDEVPGAEGLVVRVVLSVEKKLEVKKKLLNIFEDGNYPAQFPYRSKVILLFQEIEGVDVCVFGMYVQEFGSDCSHPNQRCVYIPYLDSVKYLRPEIKAVSGEPLRTFVYHEILIGYLDFVKRQGFATCFIWASPPSKGEDYIFYCHPQVQRTPKSDKLRQWYKSMLRKAANEKIVVNSTNLYDNFFVPSGQPNSKITAARLPYFDGDYWSGAVEDVLRNIEQEIRNDSQVNIKKLVKNRTLKAMGFTNPSDSNTKDILLMQKMGQNIFPVREDFMVICLQFVCTNCHELILSGQRWSCSRCKNFQLCERCHNDEQCLYSRNTHTFINGKQHSLSPVKTDTMPYDTKDEDIILDNDFFEDRHTFLNFCEKNHYQFDTLRQAKHSSMMVLHHLHNLTVSTLRMTCSICLKKAAVDPSWICELCPEFDVCAACYQEKGDSCHTHKLSRHSSIVSHWVKRKEARRNAWRVRELLDVIQHASQCHVDKACSYPNCPKTKNLFHHGAKCTVRVAGGCGHCKKVWLCLCLHSKRCGEPVCRVPRCMDMRRHAKMRVLQSATCQRADDLHY
- the LOC107416576 gene encoding histone acetyltransferase HAC12 isoform X2, with protein sequence MMDVEGCMSRHAFGQITNYNLLNPPSLFQHGENRLDHQSVKFQGCGLMDWRKDNPRVSFSRYLMKNKIADILSLKTYCGGALWVSDFVTVLENRLFAEASSQEEYMNPDTLLYRLLILLQPKVDDPDCATFSQLEIRKAFNDIFLYPHKNSSISMYSEGNQFSGDEATNGAYLFPRENFNNNTSFSCPVQKQHNAAGVFRGYLEDIYLDAQSVFPSTSGEESVVSCPSLSIPKEHSTAHNNECQVDDCISGPDNQFDATDKLQPNMKHANTFLKGFCFGDYDGFSSENVQPCAKRSKMDNSIYPIHNDEISHLSDPLMVQSPLSVNSEVIQKVNQESVATSSMELTNSPEDTGLTDLTNSSKTGDKAEVTSDNMKLNSALVFPKEPSVDCDEKEAQNRNDVFQTEPVLEAKSTNPGNRKIKGVSITEFFTADQIKEHISSLRVGQGNLKKEIGNSENICQLCALDKLFLAPATMYCSCCGACIKKNKRYYHAPGENGTHYCFCTSCYKWSRGGNISFRGMCFSKAKLFKMKNDEETEESWVQCDKCEGWQHQICALFNEKSDLEGQAEYLCPKCCLQRIESGDSLPQSNYAFSAKSLPKTMLSNHIEQRLLRQLKQEREERAKVTGKSFDEVPGAEGLVVRVVLSVEKKLEVKKKLLNIFEDGNYPAQFPYRSKVILLFQEIEGVDVCVFGMYVQEFGSDCSHPNQRCVYIPYLDSVKYLRPEIKAVSGEPLRTFVYHEILIGYLDFVKRQGFATCFIWASPPSKGEDYIFYCHPQVQRTPKSDKLRQWYKSMLRKAANEKIVVNSTNLYDNFFVPSGQPNSKITAARLPYFDGDYWSGAVEDVLRNIEQEIRNDSQVNIKKLVKNRTLKAMGFTNPSDSNTKDILLMQKMGQNIFPVREDFMVICLQFVCTNCHELILSGQRWSCSRCKNFQLCERCHNDEQCLYSRNTHTFINGKQHSLSPVKTDTMPYDTKDEDIILDNDFFEDRHTFLNFCEKNHYQFDTLRQAKHSSMMVLHHLHNLTVSTLRMTCSICLKKAAVDPSWICELCPEFDVCAACYQEKGDSCHTHKLSRHSSIVSHWVKRKEARRNAWRVRELLDVIQHASQCHVDKACSYPNCPKTKNLFHHGAKCTVRVAGGCGHCKKVWLCLCLHSKRCGEPVCRVPRCMDMRRHAKMRVLQSATCQRADDLHY